A single Bacteroidales bacterium DNA region contains:
- a CDS encoding protein-L-isoaspartate(D-aspartate) O-methyltransferase — MVVFRGLTLEDNYRHKGLRKRLVSELEQKGISDKRILDAIGKIPRHFFLDSSFVEIAYQDRAFPIGEGQTISQPYTVAFQTQLLDVSKGMKVLEIGTGSGYQAIVLAEMGAKVFSVERVRALYNRTKEFLPAIGYNTIKLFYGDGYKGLPAYAPFDRIIVTAAAPHIPEQLLKQLNTDGILVIPVGDSKGVQEMKTITLQPDGTFISKNHGLFRFVPMVESKK; from the coding sequence GTGGTAGTTTTTAGAGGTCTTACATTAGAAGACAATTATCGTCATAAAGGGTTGCGTAAGCGCTTGGTGAGCGAATTGGAGCAAAAGGGAATTTCTGATAAAAGAATTTTAGATGCAATTGGAAAAATTCCTCGCCACTTTTTTCTGGATAGCAGTTTTGTTGAAATTGCTTATCAAGATAGAGCTTTTCCTATTGGCGAAGGGCAAACAATCAGCCAGCCATATACAGTTGCTTTTCAAACTCAGCTTTTAGATGTAAGTAAAGGAATGAAAGTGCTTGAAATTGGTACAGGTTCTGGATATCAGGCAATTGTTCTTGCTGAAATGGGTGCTAAGGTTTTTTCTGTAGAACGAGTGAGAGCTTTGTATAACCGCACTAAAGAATTTTTGCCTGCCATTGGCTATAATACAATAAAATTATTTTATGGTGATGGCTATAAAGGCTTGCCAGCTTATGCTCCTTTTGATAGAATTATTGTTACTGCTGCTGCTCCACATATTCCAGAGCAATTGTTAAAGCAGCTAAACACAGATGGAATATTAGTTATCCCTGTTGGGGATTCAAAAGGAGTGCAAGAGATGAAAACCATTACATTGCAGCCAGACGGCACTTTTATTTCAAAAAATCATGGGCTTTTTAGGTTTGTGCCTATGGTGGAAAGCAAAAAATAA
- a CDS encoding Gfo/Idh/MocA family oxidoreductase, with translation MRIGVLGAGHLGKIHIKCLQELNLFELAGFYDISDKISEEVAKEFNIHRFKSRDELINSVDAVDIVTPTIAHFESAASALKKFKHVFIEKPIVTTLKEASALVELSRKANTKIQVGHVERFNPAFIAAQPYLNKPVFIEAHRLSQFNPRGTDVPVVLDLMIHDIDIILSVVKSNVKKVSASGVPIISKTPDIANARIEFDNGSIANLTASRFSMKNMRKSRFFQKDAYISVDFLNKKTEIIRMKKVEDESSLSPFALVIDPGNGVEKKQLIIEHPEIMPLNAIKTELSKFYYSIKNNEPTPVGVLDGYTALEVAYKIMKKINESISFFS, from the coding sequence ATGCGAATAGGAGTTTTGGGTGCTGGACACTTGGGAAAAATACACATTAAATGCCTTCAAGAGCTAAACTTGTTTGAATTAGCAGGCTTTTATGATATTAGCGATAAAATTTCAGAAGAAGTGGCAAAAGAGTTCAACATACATAGGTTCAAAAGCAGAGATGAACTAATAAACTCTGTTGATGCTGTAGATATTGTAACACCTACTATCGCTCACTTTGAAAGTGCAGCCTCAGCTTTAAAAAAATTCAAACATGTTTTTATAGAAAAACCTATTGTAACCACACTTAAAGAAGCATCTGCCCTTGTAGAATTAAGCCGTAAAGCCAATACAAAAATACAAGTCGGGCATGTTGAAAGATTTAATCCAGCTTTCATAGCAGCCCAACCATATCTCAACAAGCCTGTTTTTATAGAAGCCCATCGCTTATCCCAATTTAATCCAAGAGGAACAGACGTGCCTGTTGTTTTAGATTTAATGATTCATGATATTGATATTATTCTAAGCGTGGTAAAATCAAATGTTAAAAAAGTAAGCGCTAGCGGCGTTCCAATAATAAGCAAAACTCCAGATATTGCTAATGCTAGAATAGAATTTGACAATGGCTCTATTGCAAACTTAACTGCAAGCCGCTTTTCAATGAAAAATATGCGTAAAAGTAGGTTTTTTCAGAAAGATGCTTATATAAGTGTTGACTTTCTAAATAAAAAAACTGAAATTATACGAATGAAAAAAGTAGAAGATGAAAGTTCTTTAAGTCCTTTTGCATTGGTTATTGACCCCGGCAATGGCGTTGAAAAAAAACAATTAATAATAGAACACCCAGAAATCATGCCTCTAAATGCTATAAAAACAGAATTGTCAAAGTTTTATTATTCAATTAAAAACAACGAACCAACACCTGTAGGAGTTTTAGACGGATATACCGCCTTAGAAGTTGCCTATAAAATAATGAAAAAAATAAATGAATCTATTTCCTTCTTTTCTTAA
- a CDS encoding sugar transferase — MKKKHIRQTLVYIFSDFIAAAIAWSILYIFRKYQEGFATEDIINAIFKDKNYILGIITIPFAWLIFYFFTGFYRNIFKRSRLKEFGQTAIHTIIGVTIIFFIFILDDEVISISNYYKNYIVLLTSHFILTSIGRIIITTSTARKIHRGIWGFKTLIVGNNGNAVRIYKEITNQPQSAGNIFVGYVSVFETKDDEISKHLPYLGNVDNLENIILEHNIEEVIIAIDPSIHKTIAEILNILENTEVDIKILPDDKDFLAGNVKTESIFHTPLICVSRDLMPQWQKVLKRLFDIFVSLLVFIILFPVFLITAIIVKTGSKGPIIYSQERIGLGGKPFIMHKFRSMNVNAELNGPALSGKNDNRITPFGKFMRKYRIDELPQFYNVLIGNMSIVGPRPERKFFIDQIVQKAPHYKLLHKVKPGITSWGQVKYGYAENVDQMVERLKYDILYLENISLAMDFKILIYTVLIVFQGRGK, encoded by the coding sequence ATGAAAAAAAAACACATCAGACAAACACTAGTTTATATTTTCAGCGACTTTATAGCTGCCGCTATTGCTTGGTCTATCCTATATATTTTTAGAAAATATCAAGAAGGTTTTGCCACTGAAGATATAATTAATGCTATTTTCAAAGACAAAAACTATATACTTGGAATTATCACCATTCCTTTTGCTTGGCTGATTTTCTATTTTTTCACAGGTTTTTACAGAAATATTTTCAAGCGCTCCAGATTAAAAGAATTCGGGCAAACAGCAATACATACCATTATTGGCGTAACTATAATCTTCTTCATATTTATTTTAGATGATGAAGTTATTTCCATTTCAAATTATTATAAAAACTATATCGTTTTACTCACATCACACTTTATTCTAACTAGCATTGGACGCATCATTATCACTACATCAACAGCAAGAAAAATACACCGCGGCATTTGGGGTTTTAAAACTTTGATTGTTGGAAATAATGGCAACGCTGTTCGCATTTACAAAGAAATTACAAATCAGCCACAAAGTGCAGGAAATATTTTTGTAGGTTATGTCTCTGTTTTTGAAACAAAAGATGATGAAATATCAAAACATCTTCCTTACTTAGGGAATGTTGATAATTTAGAAAATATTATTTTAGAACACAATATTGAAGAAGTAATTATTGCAATTGACCCATCTATTCACAAGACTATTGCAGAAATTCTAAATATACTGGAAAACACAGAGGTTGATATTAAAATATTACCTGACGATAAAGATTTTTTAGCGGGCAATGTGAAAACAGAATCCATTTTTCACACCCCTCTTATATGTGTTTCAAGGGATTTAATGCCTCAATGGCAAAAAGTTTTAAAAAGATTATTTGATATTTTTGTTTCATTACTTGTTTTTATTATTCTTTTTCCTGTTTTTTTGATAACTGCAATAATTGTAAAAACTGGCTCAAAAGGACCTATTATTTATAGTCAAGAACGCATAGGGCTAGGCGGAAAACCTTTTATAATGCATAAATTCAGGTCTATGAATGTAAATGCAGAATTAAACGGACCTGCACTTTCAGGCAAAAACGACAATCGCATAACACCTTTTGGAAAATTTATGCGTAAATACAGAATTGACGAACTGCCTCAATTTTATAATGTTCTAATTGGCAACATGTCTATTGTTGGACCTCGTCCTGAAAGAAAGTTTTTTATAGATCAAATTGTTCAAAAAGCGCCACATTATAAATTATTACACAAAGTAAAACCCGGCATTACAAGCTGGGGACAAGTAAAATATGGCTATGCCGAAAATGTTGACCAAATGGTAGAACGATTAAAATACGACATTTTATATCTTGAAAACATTTCTTTGGCAATGGACTTTAAAATTCTAATATACACTGTGTTAATTGTTTTCCAAGGTCGCGGAAAATAA
- the guaB gene encoding IMP dehydrogenase: MSQKFEKILQEGLTYDDVLLVPAYSEVLPRQTSLASYFTKNIQVNVPLVSAAMDTVTESAMAIAMAQEGGIGVIHKNMTIEQQAIEVTKVKRAENGMIINPITITGDKTVADALNLMKENKIGGIPVVNENNTLVGIVTNRDLRFEKKLSKKICDIMTKENLVTVREFTSFEKAESILQKYKIEKLPVVDKNYKLIGLITYKDIIKIKARPNACKDKLGRLRVAAAVGVAENTMDRITALVNAGADAIVVDTAHGHSKGVIDTVKIIRKKFSNIDIVVGNIATAEAARTLAKLNIDGVKVGIGPGSICTTRVIAGVGVPQLSAIYNVAQELKDTNIPIIADGGIRYTGDITKAIAAGAHTIMAGSLFAGVDESPGETIIFEGRKYKAYRGMGSLEAMQKGSKDRYFQDTEDDIKKLVPEGIVGRLPYKGTLSEVIHQMIGGLRAGMGYCGAKNISELQNARFIRITSSGIVESHPHDVIISQEAPNYSR; encoded by the coding sequence ATGAGCCAAAAATTTGAAAAAATACTGCAAGAAGGGCTAACTTACGATGATGTTCTTTTAGTTCCTGCATATAGTGAGGTTTTGCCTCGTCAAACATCGCTAGCTTCCTATTTTACTAAAAATATTCAAGTAAACGTGCCCTTAGTTTCAGCCGCAATGGATACTGTTACTGAATCTGCTATGGCTATTGCTATGGCACAAGAAGGAGGCATCGGAGTTATCCATAAAAACATGACCATTGAGCAACAAGCTATTGAAGTAACAAAAGTGAAACGTGCTGAAAACGGAATGATTATAAACCCTATCACAATTACGGGCGATAAAACCGTTGCAGATGCCTTAAATTTAATGAAAGAAAATAAAATTGGAGGCATTCCAGTTGTTAATGAAAATAATACCCTTGTTGGCATTGTTACAAATCGCGATTTAAGATTTGAAAAGAAACTTTCAAAGAAAATTTGCGACATAATGACCAAAGAAAACCTTGTAACAGTAAGAGAATTTACAAGTTTTGAAAAAGCAGAATCAATTTTGCAAAAATATAAAATTGAGAAGTTGCCTGTGGTTGATAAAAATTACAAATTAATTGGCTTAATAACCTATAAAGACATTATTAAAATTAAAGCCCGCCCCAACGCTTGCAAAGACAAGTTAGGACGACTTAGAGTTGCTGCTGCTGTAGGAGTGGCAGAAAACACAATGGACCGTATTACAGCATTAGTAAATGCAGGCGCTGATGCTATTGTTGTAGATACCGCTCATGGACACTCAAAAGGAGTTATTGATACTGTAAAAATAATACGCAAAAAATTTAGCAATATAGATATTGTTGTTGGCAACATAGCAACAGCAGAAGCTGCTCGAACATTAGCAAAACTTAATATTGACGGTGTAAAAGTTGGTATTGGACCCGGCTCTATTTGCACCACAAGAGTTATTGCTGGAGTTGGCGTTCCACAATTATCTGCAATTTACAATGTAGCTCAAGAACTGAAAGACACAAACATCCCTATTATTGCAGACGGCGGAATACGCTACACAGGCGATATTACAAAAGCTATTGCTGCTGGCGCCCACACAATTATGGCAGGTTCTCTGTTCGCTGGCGTGGACGAAAGCCCGGGCGAAACTATTATATTTGAAGGCAGAAAATACAAAGCTTACAGAGGTATGGGTAGCTTAGAAGCTATGCAAAAAGGCTCAAAAGACAGATATTTCCAAGATACAGAAGATGATATTAAAAAACTTGTTCCCGAAGGAATTGTTGGTCGCTTGCCATACAAAGGAACTTTGAGCGAGGTTATTCATCAAATGATTGGAGGTCTTAGAGCTGGAATGGGATATTGCGGAGCAAAAAACATTAGCGAACTCCAAAATGCTCGTTTTATTAGAATTACAAGTTCAGGAATTGTTGAAAGTCATCCTCACGATGTAATTATCAGCCAAGAAGCTCCCAACTACAGTCGTTAA
- a CDS encoding peptidylprolyl isomerase, with the protein MRKKIAIIFLSFFPFFASAQTGETIDKIVSIVGNEIILFSDVEAQYWQLVMSGEKQTDELRCNILEELMLQKMLLTQAKFDSIKVSDDQVNSEIERRLRYFIMQLGSPEALEKYYNKSIPEIKEEFKDLIKNQLLVQMMQNKITENVTISPSEVKNYFQSLPEDSIPTVEAELEIGQIAIVPSPSAADKKVIFQKISDLRTRILNGENFEALARLYSEDAGSAKKGGEVGTFNRGQMYPEFEGAAFSLKKPGDISDVIETQAGYHILQLIARKGDYLNVRHILFIVKASPTDLYSTKLKLDSIYNQITSGKMTFEEASEKYNDEEYKTSNGLMINEYSGNNKFKPNEISDIDATIFFTVDKLEPGSLSKPVPFQNKSGKDGYRLLYLKSRSTPHVANLNDDYNLISQLALDYKKKQALEKWLLNKKKTTYVSIDEDYNSCIFKYKWD; encoded by the coding sequence ATGAGAAAAAAAATTGCAATAATATTTCTATCTTTCTTTCCCTTTTTCGCATCTGCACAAACCGGAGAGACAATTGATAAAATTGTTTCAATTGTGGGAAATGAAATCATTCTTTTTTCTGACGTAGAAGCACAATATTGGCAATTAGTTATGTCTGGCGAAAAGCAAACAGACGAGCTAAGATGTAATATTTTAGAAGAATTAATGCTGCAAAAAATGCTTCTAACACAGGCAAAATTTGACTCTATCAAAGTGTCTGACGATCAAGTGAATAGCGAAATAGAGCGCCGACTCCGCTATTTTATTATGCAATTAGGCAGCCCTGAAGCATTGGAAAAATATTACAATAAATCAATTCCTGAAATAAAAGAAGAATTCAAAGATTTAATAAAAAATCAACTTTTGGTGCAAATGATGCAAAATAAAATAACTGAAAATGTTACTATTTCGCCATCTGAAGTGAAAAATTATTTTCAAAGCTTACCTGAAGACAGCATTCCAACTGTTGAAGCCGAACTTGAAATTGGTCAAATTGCCATTGTCCCTTCTCCATCTGCAGCAGATAAAAAAGTTATTTTTCAAAAAATTTCTGATTTAAGAACACGAATATTAAATGGAGAAAACTTTGAAGCTCTTGCTCGTTTGTATAGCGAAGATGCCGGCAGTGCAAAAAAAGGTGGCGAAGTGGGAACGTTCAATAGAGGACAAATGTATCCTGAGTTTGAAGGTGCCGCTTTTTCTCTTAAAAAACCAGGAGATATATCTGACGTTATAGAAACTCAAGCTGGGTATCATATCTTGCAACTTATTGCAAGAAAAGGAGATTACCTAAATGTTCGCCACATACTTTTTATTGTTAAGGCATCCCCTACTGACTTATATTCAACAAAATTAAAGCTAGATAGCATTTATAATCAGATTACATCTGGAAAAATGACATTTGAAGAAGCCTCAGAAAAATATAATGATGAAGAATACAAAACATCCAATGGGCTTATGATAAATGAATATTCTGGGAACAACAAATTTAAGCCCAATGAAATAAGCGATATAGACGCAACTATTTTTTTCACAGTTGACAAGCTAGAACCCGGCTCATTAAGCAAACCTGTTCCATTTCAAAACAAATCAGGTAAAGACGGATACCGCTTGCTATACTTAAAAAGCAGGAGTACTCCTCATGTTGCAAACTTAAATGACGATTATAACCTAATTTCTCAACTAGCTCTTGACTATAAGAAAAAGCAAGCTCTTGAAAAGTGGCTCTTAAACAAGAAAAAAACCACTTATGTAAGCATAGACGAAGATTATAATAGTTGTATTTTTAAATACAAATGGGATTAA
- a CDS encoding AAA domain-containing protein, producing the protein MKAYKNDTEACEGLKDLSKNLKSEVSKIIVGQDEVINKIIISILCKGHSLLIGVPGLAKTLMITTIAKTLGLSFSRIQFTPDLMPGDILGTEILGEDRQFRYVKGPVFAHVILADEINRTPPKTQSAMLEAMQEREVSISGETHKLPDPFFVLATQNPIEQEGTYPLPEAQLDRFMFSIWLDYPTIEEEIEIVKRTTVEKIEDVSVITSIDELLYFQNLVRRVPVNENVLKYAVELTSKTRPKTSYATTTANNYIAWGAGPRSSQYLILGAKCNAVLNGKYSPDIEDIQAVAENVLQHRIVKNYKADAEGLSTRDIIKELI; encoded by the coding sequence ATGAAAGCATATAAAAACGATACCGAAGCATGTGAAGGACTTAAAGACCTTTCTAAAAATTTAAAAAGTGAAGTTTCAAAAATAATTGTAGGTCAAGATGAAGTTATAAATAAAATTATAATAAGCATCCTTTGCAAAGGACATTCTTTGCTTATTGGAGTGCCTGGACTTGCGAAAACGCTAATGATAACCACAATTGCAAAAACATTGGGATTATCGTTTTCAAGAATACAATTCACTCCTGACCTTATGCCCGGCGATATTCTCGGCACAGAAATACTTGGAGAAGACCGTCAATTCAGATATGTAAAAGGACCTGTTTTTGCTCACGTGATTTTAGCTGACGAAATAAACAGAACTCCTCCTAAAACACAATCTGCAATGCTTGAAGCCATGCAAGAAAGAGAAGTTTCAATTTCAGGAGAGACACATAAACTCCCCGACCCTTTCTTCGTTTTGGCGACACAAAATCCTATTGAACAAGAAGGTACTTATCCGCTGCCAGAAGCTCAGTTAGACAGATTTATGTTCAGTATCTGGCTTGACTACCCAACTATAGAAGAGGAAATTGAAATTGTAAAAAGAACTACTGTTGAAAAAATTGAAGATGTTTCTGTAATAACTTCAATTGATGAGCTTTTGTATTTTCAAAATTTAGTGCGTAGAGTTCCCGTAAATGAAAATGTGCTAAAATACGCTGTAGAACTAACTTCTAAAACAAGACCCAAAACAAGTTATGCAACCACAACTGCAAATAATTACATAGCTTGGGGAGCTGGTCCACGTTCTTCTCAATATTTGATTTTAGGAGCTAAATGTAATGCTGTTTTAAATGGAAAATACTCTCCAGACATCGAAGATATTCAAGCTGTAGCTGAAAATGTGCTACAACACCGCATTGTAAAAAATTATAAAGCTGATGCTGAAGGGCTGAGCACAAGAGATATAATAAAAGAACTTATATAA
- a CDS encoding threonine ammonia-lyase, with product MKEDMVLKKEDVDFCDKPLPTLADIMNAKKVLEQVVKKTDLERSKSFSSMSGANVFLKSENLQSTGSFKVRGAFYRISKLNASNCGGILCASAGNHAQGVAFAATNLGVKSTVFMPEFAPPLKVAATKSYGAEVILKGSSFNDAYEAAMEFYQSNNSTFIHPYNHPDIIAGAGTIGVEIFEQLNNIDMIFVPIGGGGLISGIAIAIKNLNPNIKVIGVEAEGAHSMRVSMDNGKLTPFVSGNTIADGIAVKAPGNLNFEAVQKYVDDIVVVNDNEIARTTYMLLQRAKTLAEPSGAASLAAILSGKINVENKNVVSVISGGNINTSILEQIIEQGVMAEGYRARIAVIVPDQTGKLMSIISILDKLRASIHEINHERSITSVPVGHVLVTITFNLQDISQLKVLTNELSNKGLSYRILS from the coding sequence ATGAAAGAAGATATGGTTTTAAAAAAAGAAGATGTGGATTTTTGCGATAAACCACTACCTACTTTGGCTGACATAATGAATGCTAAAAAAGTATTGGAACAAGTTGTTAAAAAAACTGATTTGGAAAGAAGTAAATCTTTTTCATCAATGAGTGGAGCAAATGTATTTCTAAAATCAGAAAACTTGCAATCTACCGGCTCATTTAAAGTTCGTGGGGCTTTTTATAGAATAAGCAAGTTAAATGCATCCAACTGCGGTGGTATTTTATGCGCCTCTGCTGGAAATCATGCACAAGGAGTTGCTTTTGCTGCAACAAATTTAGGTGTAAAAAGCACTGTTTTTATGCCTGAATTTGCGCCACCTCTTAAAGTCGCCGCTACAAAATCATATGGTGCAGAAGTTATTCTTAAAGGAAGTTCTTTTAATGATGCATATGAAGCTGCAATGGAGTTTTATCAATCTAACAATTCAACGTTTATTCATCCATACAACCATCCAGACATCATTGCCGGAGCAGGAACCATCGGTGTTGAGATTTTTGAGCAATTAAATAATATTGACATGATTTTCGTTCCTATTGGAGGCGGAGGGCTAATTTCTGGGATCGCAATAGCTATTAAAAATCTAAATCCGAATATAAAAGTAATTGGTGTAGAAGCTGAAGGTGCACACAGCATGAGAGTGTCAATGGATAATGGGAAATTAACTCCATTTGTTTCTGGAAATACAATTGCAGACGGAATTGCTGTAAAAGCTCCCGGCAACTTGAATTTTGAAGCTGTGCAAAAATATGTTGATGATATTGTTGTTGTAAACGATAATGAAATTGCTCGAACAACCTATATGCTTTTACAAAGAGCTAAAACACTTGCTGAACCATCTGGAGCTGCATCGCTAGCAGCTATTTTGTCAGGAAAAATAAATGTAGAAAACAAAAATGTTGTCTCAGTAATTAGTGGTGGAAATATAAACACCAGTATTCTAGAGCAAATTATTGAGCAAGGCGTTATGGCTGAAGGTTATAGAGCTAGAATCGCTGTAATAGTTCCAGACCAAACTGGAAAACTTATGAGTATAATAAGCATTTTAGATAAATTAAGAGCTTCTATACATGAAATAAATCACGAACGCTCTATAACAAGTGTTCCTGTTGGTCATGTTTTGGTTACTATTACATTTAATCTTCAAGACATATCCCAGTTAAAAGTATTAACTAACGAATTAAGTAATAAAGGCTTATCATACAGAATTTTATCATAA
- a CDS encoding S9 family peptidase: MKQIFNRLFLFTAIFCINFLAFSQKNIELTDIWVTYKFMPKSIYSIQNYPLDQKYTVLEGQKINLYNFKTGKLDKTIFDLNDAKIDSIKRIEEYSFNADASKILLGTNIQGIYRHSQKGDYIVYDFNTKKSIKLKGNGNVRLPDFSPNSNKIAYLRDNNLYVCDLSNNSELQITKDGEQNRIINGTTDWVYEEEFGFTKAFFWSPDGKYIAYYRMDETDVKEFSMTYYGDLYPEEYKYKYPKAGEANSLVDIYVYDVENSKAVKVDVGSNPDQYIPRIYWTYNQNKLVVFRLNRLQNHLDLLLVDPKSGNSEILLSEENKYYVDIFDNTTFLKDGSGFIFTSEKDGYNHIYYYAADGKLKKQLTSGNWDIEKVVGVDEKNKLVYYLSYEDGPTNQMLYSVSFDGNKTKISKDLGTHQIIFSEDYSYFIDNYSDANTAPKYTICNSKGKEQVVLEDNSALNNTMKEYNFSKKEFFSFKTSENVELNGWMIKPKDFEKGKKHPVFMYMYGGPGANTVENSYGYFDFAWFQMLAQKGYIVVSVDNRGTAGRGEEFKKCTYLQLGKYEVADQIEAAKYLGSLDYVDKNRIGVFGWSYGGYLSTLCMTKGNQYFKAGIAVAPVTNWRYYDNIYTERFMRTPQENANGYDDNSPINFVKKLKGKYLLVHGTADDNVHVQNSMDLIFALVNANRDFEMFLYPNKNHGIYGGYIRYHLYNKMTNFILENL, from the coding sequence ATGAAGCAAATTTTTAATCGTCTTTTCTTATTTACAGCTATTTTTTGCATTAATTTTTTAGCTTTTTCACAAAAAAATATTGAATTAACTGATATTTGGGTAACCTACAAGTTTATGCCTAAATCAATTTATAGCATTCAAAATTATCCATTAGATCAAAAATATACAGTTTTAGAAGGACAAAAAATAAATCTGTATAATTTTAAAACTGGCAAATTAGATAAGACAATTTTTGATTTGAATGATGCTAAAATAGACTCAATAAAAAGAATTGAAGAATATAGTTTTAATGCCGATGCTTCCAAAATATTGCTGGGAACAAATATTCAGGGTATTTACAGACACAGTCAAAAAGGCGATTATATTGTTTATGACTTTAATACAAAAAAATCAATTAAGTTGAAAGGTAATGGCAATGTGCGTTTGCCTGATTTTAGTCCGAATAGCAATAAAATAGCTTATTTAAGAGATAATAATTTATATGTTTGCGATTTAAGCAATAATAGCGAATTGCAGATTACAAAAGATGGCGAGCAAAATAGAATTATTAATGGAACTACAGACTGGGTTTATGAAGAGGAATTTGGCTTTACAAAAGCATTTTTTTGGTCGCCCGATGGCAAATACATTGCTTATTACAGAATGGATGAGACCGATGTTAAGGAGTTTTCAATGACTTATTATGGAGATTTATATCCCGAAGAGTATAAATACAAATACCCAAAAGCAGGCGAAGCAAATTCACTTGTAGATATTTATGTTTATGATGTAGAAAATTCCAAAGCTGTAAAAGTTGATGTTGGCAGCAATCCCGACCAATATATTCCTCGCATTTACTGGACATACAATCAAAATAAACTTGTGGTTTTTCGCCTAAATCGCTTGCAAAATCATTTGGATTTGCTTTTAGTTGACCCAAAAAGTGGCAATTCTGAAATACTTTTGTCTGAAGAAAATAAATATTATGTTGACATTTTTGACAACACAACTTTTCTGAAAGACGGAAGTGGATTTATTTTTACATCAGAAAAGGACGGATATAATCATATTTACTATTACGCTGCTGACGGTAAACTGAAAAAGCAACTTACTTCTGGCAATTGGGATATAGAAAAAGTGGTTGGTGTTGATGAAAAAAACAAGCTTGTATATTATTTGTCTTACGAAGATGGACCAACAAATCAAATGTTGTATTCTGTATCTTTTGATGGAAATAAAACAAAAATATCCAAAGATTTAGGTACTCATCAAATAATTTTTAGCGAAGACTATTCTTATTTTATTGACAATTATTCAGATGCTAACACAGCTCCAAAATACACTATTTGCAATAGTAAAGGCAAAGAGCAAGTTGTTTTAGAAGACAATTCGGCGCTGAATAATACAATGAAAGAATATAATTTTTCAAAAAAGGAGTTTTTCAGTTTTAAAACATCTGAAAATGTTGAATTAAACGGCTGGATGATTAAGCCAAAAGATTTTGAAAAAGGCAAAAAACATCCTGTTTTTATGTATATGTATGGCGGACCCGGAGCCAATACTGTTGAAAATTCGTATGGATATTTTGATTTTGCTTGGTTTCAAATGCTTGCTCAAAAAGGCTATATTGTAGTCTCTGTAGATAATCGTGGTACAGCAGGTCGTGGCGAAGAATTTAAGAAATGCACATACTTGCAATTGGGTAAATATGAGGTAGCAGACCAAATAGAAGCAGCAAAATATTTAGGCAGCTTGGATTATGTTGATAAAAATAGAATTGGAGTTTTTGGATGGAGCTATGGTGGCTATCTTTCAACATTATGCATGACCAAAGGCAATCAGTATTTTAAAGCTGGAATTGCAGTAGCTCCAGTAACCAATTGGCGTTATTATGATAATATTTATACTGAAAGATTTATGCGTACACCTCAGGAAAATGCTAATGGTTACGACGATAATTCCCCAATAAATTTTGTGAAAAAACTAAAAGGTAAATATTTGCTTGTGCATGGAACTGCTGATGATAATGTGCATGTGCAAAATAGCATGGATTTGATTTTCGCTTTGGTAAATGCAAATCGTGATTTTGAAATGTTTTTATATCCAAATAAAAATCATGGAATTTATGGAGGATACATACGCTATCATCTTTATAATAAAATGACAAATTTTATTTTGGAGAATTTATAA